The Monomorium pharaonis isolate MP-MQ-018 chromosome 5, ASM1337386v2, whole genome shotgun sequence genome includes a window with the following:
- the LOC105840845 gene encoding proteasome inhibitor PI31 subunit isoform X1 — MANANDVFGFELFQKLYHNDINRKEDVIILFVHWYLTKFGFRCIGIGEKTELNALEKGSELFPPGWNSYPNYTLRYVKNEKLYVLLGVKSDMDLLLNMMRHHDNSVSTIQLPINETVSALHGPLEIIIPLYQTVLQNIYQDFIKSTCDSNEAATQTTVQNNECSSETNKIPTQDNHPLREPSHWPSNRPEYDPMRVGVRDLDPFREGGGMIFDPFSMRPPSGHGLGVPGRLPSGAIPPGARFNPFGPPELDPYRRPHRRPDDDHLPPPGYDDMFQ, encoded by the exons ATGGCCAACGCAAACGATGTGTTTGGTTTTgaactttttcaaaaactgTATCATAATGATATCAATAGAAAAGAAGacgtgataattttatttgtgcatTGGTATTTGACAAAGTTTGGATTTAGATGCATCGGCATCGGAGAAAAG acAGAGTTGAATGCATTGGAAAAAGGATCTGAATTATTTCCACCAGGATGGAATTCATATCCCAATTATACATTAcgttatgtaaaaaatgaaaaattatatgtacttCTTGGAGTCAAATCAGATATGGATTTATTATTGAACATGATg AGGCATCACGATAATTCAGTTTCTACTATTCAGTTACCTATCAATGAAACTGTATCTGCATTACATGGGCCTTTAGAGATTATAATACCACTTTATCAAACAGTTTTACAGAATATATatcaagattttataaaatccacATGTGATTCTAATGAAGCAGCGACTCAAACAActgtacaaaataatgaatGTTCTTCCGAAACAAACAAGATTCCAACACAGGATAATCATCCATTGAGAGAACCCAGTCATTGGCCATCTAATCG ACCTGAGTATGATCCTATGAGAGTAGGTGTTAGAGACCTTGATCCATTTAGAGAAGGCGGTGGTATGATATTTGATCCATTTTCCATGAGGCCTCCAAGTGGACATGGCTTAGGAGTACCTGGAAGATTGCCATC agGTGCGATACCACCCGGTGCAAGATTCAATCCCTTTGGTCCACCTGAACTGGATCCATATCGCAGGCCACACCGTAGACCCGACGACGACCATTTACCTCCTCCAGGATATGACGACATGTTTCAGtga
- the LOC105840845 gene encoding proteasome inhibitor PI31 subunit isoform X2, producing the protein MTELNALEKGSELFPPGWNSYPNYTLRYVKNEKLYVLLGVKSDMDLLLNMMRHHDNSVSTIQLPINETVSALHGPLEIIIPLYQTVLQNIYQDFIKSTCDSNEAATQTTVQNNECSSETNKIPTQDNHPLREPSHWPSNRPEYDPMRVGVRDLDPFREGGGMIFDPFSMRPPSGHGLGVPGRLPSGAIPPGARFNPFGPPELDPYRRPHRRPDDDHLPPPGYDDMFQ; encoded by the exons atg acAGAGTTGAATGCATTGGAAAAAGGATCTGAATTATTTCCACCAGGATGGAATTCATATCCCAATTATACATTAcgttatgtaaaaaatgaaaaattatatgtacttCTTGGAGTCAAATCAGATATGGATTTATTATTGAACATGATg AGGCATCACGATAATTCAGTTTCTACTATTCAGTTACCTATCAATGAAACTGTATCTGCATTACATGGGCCTTTAGAGATTATAATACCACTTTATCAAACAGTTTTACAGAATATATatcaagattttataaaatccacATGTGATTCTAATGAAGCAGCGACTCAAACAActgtacaaaataatgaatGTTCTTCCGAAACAAACAAGATTCCAACACAGGATAATCATCCATTGAGAGAACCCAGTCATTGGCCATCTAATCG ACCTGAGTATGATCCTATGAGAGTAGGTGTTAGAGACCTTGATCCATTTAGAGAAGGCGGTGGTATGATATTTGATCCATTTTCCATGAGGCCTCCAAGTGGACATGGCTTAGGAGTACCTGGAAGATTGCCATC agGTGCGATACCACCCGGTGCAAGATTCAATCCCTTTGGTCCACCTGAACTGGATCCATATCGCAGGCCACACCGTAGACCCGACGACGACCATTTACCTCCTCCAGGATATGACGACATGTTTCAGtga
- the LOC118645733 gene encoding uncharacterized protein LOC118645733, with protein sequence MNSTTPKTIKKNRHRAGKKKRAKILKAQQKALERAFEEIENFVGYPLEHTPLPPPVTDAPPGRAISSFDLFQEDTVPLENYNQLTSNAPEIITLSDSDHDSPELEPLDPTAEYHSDAVAQIIIFPPEN encoded by the exons ATGAATTCCACAACACCTAAA ACCATCAAGAAAAATCGCCACCGCGctgggaaaaagaaaagagcaaAAATCCTCAAGGCTCAACAAAAAGCCCTAGAGCGGGCTTTCGAGGAGATTGAGAATTTCGTGGGCTACCCGCTGGAACACACCCCCCTTCCTCCTCCAGTCACAGACGCTCCGCCAGGAAGAGCAATCTCTTCCTTTGATCTGTTCCAAGAAGACACCGTCCCTTTGGAAAACTATAACCAGTTAACGTCTAACGCGCCCGAAATAATCACGCTTAGCGATTCCGATCACGATTCTCCGGAGTTGGAACCTTTAGATCCAACTGCGGAATACCATAGCGATGCAGTAGCgcagattattatatttccgccagagaattaa